The segment TCAAGATTCCGGTTTCTTCCAAACAATTCGTCGTACGAACCGAAAGCCCCATTTCGGCAATACTCAAATCCAGTCGCTCGCGGCGAAGACGAGCTTCCTCTTCCGCATGGCTCAGTGGAATGCGTGTCATTGTCTACAACTCCCTTAATTCAACAATCGTGTCCCGTCGGAAAAGACTGGCTCGAAGTGAAGCCAGCGGTGTCTGCTGGGCGATGATGGTAGGCAATTGCGGTTCAATTGGCAAACGTTGGCGGAAAAAAACGCGAGCTTTTTTATTGGGTGATGCTAGCAAGAGAGAGAGGTGGCATCGCCTGGTTAGGGACGGGCGAACACGTTGGGCAGTTCCAAAGGTTCCGAGTTCAGCGCTTCCGGGAAATCCAACTGTCCATCCGCCGCAGCGGGGGGGTTGGATGCCGTCGAATCGCTGGCTTGACGCGTCCGGCCGAGTCGATCTTGATCCAAGATTGAATCTCGGGGCGTTGGCTCGGGAAGCCACTGCGACTCGAGGTTCCGCCCCGCATTCGGCGAGGCGGAAATCTCGCTCGCTGACGGTTCGGTCTCGATAAAGCCAAGGTCGCTGGCCAACGGATTGGCAGCGGCAAAGAACAAACCTGGGGTTACCGGAGCCAGGGTTGCAACCGCGTCGGGGCGGCAGCAGGCTCGTTGGCTGCGGCAGCATCGCTGGCAGGTTTCGTTCGACTGCCAAAACATCAGTTCGTCGAGACAAGATCGTGTCGAAACGAAGATCCGGTCCCCAGGTTGCAATTGGTAATTGGTCGTGGTGTCACCGAGTTGAGTGATCTCGCGGTAGCAAACCGGCAACGTCACGCGACACGAACAAGGCGTCGTGGGACGGGCGAGCAAGATCTTGCAGGGGGCCGCATCGCTGGTCAATCCACCGGCGGCTAAGATCCCGTCCAGAACGGTTTCAAAGCCCGATAGCGGATAGCTTCCGGGTGAATTGACTTCGCCAAGTACGTAGTAGTGGTGGACCGGTTCGAGCAACCGAATGTTGATCTGCGTTTCTTCTTCGGCGGAATCTGTAATCGTTCGTTCCACCAATTGCTCGGCTTCCTCGAGCGTCAATCCTGCGACGACACATCGGCCAAATCCGCCCAGATCAATGCTGCCGTCGGCCATCACATGTTGGTCGGCAGGCAAACGCACCTCGCTGCCCAAATGAACCGGTTCAACCAATAGCACATCGCCCGGTTCCAGGTAGTGCACTGGGATCACCGAGCGGTTTAGTTCTCGAGGCAATTCGGCCGCCGTCGGTGAACCATCGAGAACCCGTTCCGCTTGTTCGGTTAGAAAGCTGCCTTTGGGGTAGAGAGACAACCCCAGCGTGCTGCATCCAACAGCCGGAAGTAAGCAGATGCTGGTAGCGAGAAGAAGGATGCGATGGTTCAATACGTTCTCGCTCAAGGAAGTCAAAGCCGATTCAATCGTTTCATTGAGCGTTATCGTCACGCGTTGATGGGTTTTGTGGTAACAAATGGGGCGACATGCATTGTCGGCACGACCGGAAAGGTCTTCCTTTGTTTCGTAATCGATTCACTCCCATTCGGGTTCGATGCCACCCGCCAGGCTCAACCCGAGCAAATCTCGCAGGATATACCGAACGGCTTCGTCGCGAAGCGTTGCCAAGGGTTTGAGGCTCAGGCGAGGATTGGACACTGGACCGCGCGCATCGACGTAGATCGTCCGATTGCTGAGGAGTCGATTGATGCGAATCAACAAGGCCAAGGGGCTAACGAAATCCAGAGCGACAAGTTGCAAATACGCATCCGCCAATTGATTGGCTTCGAAGTTACCCGTCGAGATAACCGCGTCAACTTCCATCCGCCCGCTGGCGAGTTGTACAAAGCCGTCGGCCCAAACTCTCAGATGTGGGCTGGCCAATGCGAACTCCTTGATGCGCGCTCGGCCACCGCTGACCGTACCATTGAGCCGACCCTCGTCGATCCGAATGCCCGAGAGTGGAATGGCGCCGAGGAACCTCTGGGCATCGCGAAGCCCAGGGATCGCGGCTGCTTGACTGCCATCGAGTTCCGTTTCAAAGGAGCCGCGTAGATCGGAGAGTCCGGCAATGCTTTTTCCACCGAGAACGAGTGAGCCCCGAATTTGCCCCTGTGCCATGGTGGAGACGCCACCTCCGGCTTCCGCAATCAATTCATTGAAATCAACACGGTCAAACCCAAGCTCGGTTTGCATGTCGAAACGTCCTGGTCGATAGGCGGAATCAAACGTTGCTTTTCCTCGCACTCGACCGCGTGCA is part of the Novipirellula artificiosorum genome and harbors:
- a CDS encoding polysaccharide biosynthesis/export family protein, with product MTITLNETIESALTSLSENVLNHRILLLATSICLLPAVGCSTLGLSLYPKGSFLTEQAERVLDGSPTAAELPRELNRSVIPVHYLEPGDVLLVEPVHLGSEVRLPADQHVMADGSIDLGGFGRCVVAGLTLEEAEQLVERTITDSAEEETQINIRLLEPVHHYYVLGEVNSPGSYPLSGFETVLDGILAAGGLTSDAAPCKILLARPTTPCSCRVTLPVCYREITQLGDTTTNYQLQPGDRIFVSTRSCLDELMFWQSNETCQRCCRSQRACCRPDAVATLAPVTPGLFFAAANPLASDLGFIETEPSASEISASPNAGRNLESQWLPEPTPRDSILDQDRLGRTRQASDSTASNPPAAADGQLDFPEALNSEPLELPNVFARP